In Hippoglossus hippoglossus isolate fHipHip1 chromosome 11, fHipHip1.pri, whole genome shotgun sequence, the sequence gaaacaaaacccctggatctgcccttttTATGAGGATTCCCTCCAAAATGTAaagggttcttccttgggtcataacctccttggcaaagacaaaaatgtaacaaaaagCTAAAGGTCATAGGTCCTAAATATCTGTGTTATTTTTAGACTTTGTGGCTTTGGCTGGTTTTCCCAATGAAATTAACAGTAAACTCACCAAGTAAATTACTGAATTCTAAGAACATGAAAAGATAATGAAGGTTTTCTCAACAAATGCCTGGAAGAGTTGAGTCAACTCTACCGGCGTATTCATCTTTCATAGCAGCATTTAGTGAAAAGCAGTGTTGTACAGTAAACTTTCCAGTTGCCACAAAATGCATGGCTCACAAAAACAGTAATTCCTCCCTCTGTCACAACTCGGCACAACGAAATGCCTTAGTTGTTCCCTAATTTAGCTGGAGACTAGTTTTTATCACATGATTCTCAAATAGGAGGGATACACTTGTTGAATATTGTTTACAGTAGCAGACTTATTTATATTTGGTGCTTTAGTTAGCATGGCTCAGAAGCAGGAGGGTGTGTGAGGGACTGTGTGTTCATTGTGATGAAGAAGTATTTCATCTCGTGCAACATGCTGGCCCACTAATgtatttcaatcaggagagacttgattcccaatttaacaatgtttattctGGCAAACGCACAGAAGTATtgtgaatgtttacagtctttggcattttagacccctgtgagatgtcatcaggattagaagggggtggagcagagcatcgaacaggaatacccccccggggtctagacactggtggtggttcatcaGTCAATCGTTTGTTTGGATGGCCCATATTATGAGCATTGTCCTATTGGACTTCGCtaagtgtgacatcctctgccctcaaccctcacaagagtaaggaaaaactacgaAAACCTTTTGACAaggaaaaatgtagaaacctcaggaagagccgcatgcgagggtccgcgatcagctgccaccatgatcgggTGCCGCCATAATCCACGATCCattgtcatgatccactgatactatTGGGATCCATCATCATGGTCCATGATCGCTGCCAACACGATGTGGCATTATACAGTACATACGATCAGTTGAGGTCGGGATCCGGAAGAGGTGATGAGTATTCTTCtcaagactggaggagattggggtggaggaggggttgtGCAAGTCACTgaatgacggctgactgcggaagagaggagaagggattttaaaagtttgacaACTGCTGAATGACtggctgaaagagaccgcgCCAGACCTGATTGGATATATAGGaacgcccacaatcagctgatcagtatgcaggttaggtcttcctgactgaacttacgctaAGCTTCATCTCTAGTCACTTTTGGAAGTAATTCAGCTCTATGGTACAAAGAAAGACCACACAGTATACCAGGgttcagatacacacacaatactTGTTTGTATTCAATTATTAACTGTTGCAATGACCTGGATATGGAATTTGTTTGCTAAAAGAAAACGAGACATGTGTTGCTAGTAATTAGAATTTGAATCATTCATATATAAATTTGAATTTCTCAACTTTACATTGCATTTCATTAAGCTGATcctttatccaaagcaacttccaattagtgcattcaacctCTATGAGGGGCCACTcggttcagcatcttgcccaaggacactttggcatcgGCTGGGATTCGagccgccgaccttctggttggaggacgaccgctctacccccttATCATTTAGAGAACTGAATTCGTATTGTAGAACTTGAATAATAGCATATTTTAATACTGGATTTATAAGAACTGAATTCCAATCATTTTGAAGTGTACTATTTACAAAACAGTACAAATTGTATAGAATACAAATTtacaataaactgaattgtaaaCTGTTTCattatgacatcatcatgatgtcattaATACCAAATTGTGATGATTGGTTAATATAAATAAGATGTGTCCTTAATCCTATTGGTTTCGAAAGTGAATGCATCACTACACTATATGATTTAATTTCCTGAAttcacagtgatgtcatgttGACATAATTCCTACCATGTAATCCCAAACTATTTTCCCATCTGTATTAGCTTTGGTTCGTGTCTACAGCATATAGGATGCAGATATGCTTGGGATACTTTTCTGATCAATATATTGCTTTTTCTGTCTGAGCTAAAAAGTGGTCTGTttgtcccccccacccccaatcCCCACATCCCCACAGCAATACAAGGACACCATGCAGACTCAGGTACTGGATTCAGCGGGGGAGCAACTCAGCTCAGTCAAGTTTGGCTCCAACCTGTCAGAGGGGAAACTCATTGACTTCCAGGGGGAGCAGATAGGCCAACTGTACGAACTCATGCTGGAGTCCACCAAACCCAACCGGCAGTTTGACATCCAGGAGGACAGCAAGTGAAGCGAAGGGGCAGAAGGTGCTGTGATTCAGACCGCTAATATTCCCCCTGAGTGCTTGAGATGAAGAGTGGTACTCAAAGGCAGAGTGGAGGCTTTTAGGaatatttgattatatttaaGTGCTGTGTAATATCTCTGTGTTCCTGTACTTGACTCTTTTACTGTGACAATAAAAAGAGGTTACTCGTGCTCCCTGCAGGAGCATTAAG encodes:
- the sdhaf3 gene encoding succinate dehydrogenase assembly factor 3, mitochondrial, encoding MATSTHVSKVRSLYKRILVLHRFLPIDLRALGDQYVKDEFRRHKGASPEEVKGFMVEWQQYKDTMQTQVLDSAGEQLSSVKFGSNLSEGKLIDFQGEQIGQLYELMLESTKPNRQFDIQEDSK